Proteins encoded in a region of the Triticum dicoccoides isolate Atlit2015 ecotype Zavitan chromosome 3A, WEW_v2.0, whole genome shotgun sequence genome:
- the LOC119270863 gene encoding keratin-associated protein 5-3-like gives MAAGGASLLAAAVVIVFSMLITSSLGGPRPLCSDCETQCRTSCEAEAKTRCSGYCSRGGGARGGCTKYVLDECNVKGTCCSSNGTCTCDCNAVAERGCMHFSDGTLQCGPCTRSIFDQCYPTCKKDCNNNCKKKGCRHA, from the coding sequence ATGGCCGCAGGTGGTGCTTCTCttcttgctgctgctgttgttattGTTTTCTCCATGCTGATCACGTCCTCCCTGGGGGGCCCGAGGCCTTTATGCAGCGACTGCGAGACTCAATGCCGTACCAGCTGTGAGGCAGAGGCTAAAACACGCTGCAGTGGTTACTGCAGCCGTGGTGGCGGAGCTCGAGGGGGCTGCACGAAATACGTCCTTGATGAGTGCAACGTAAAGGGTACCTGCTGCAGTAGCAACGGCACATGCACTTGCGACTGCAACGCTGTGGCTGAAAGGGGTTGCATGCACTTCAGCGACGGCACCCTACAATGTGGACCTTGCACGCGCAGCATATTCGACCAGTGCTATCCCACCTGCAAAAAGGACTGCAACAACAACTGCAAGAAGAAAGGGTGCCGCCATGCCTAG
- the LOC119270864 gene encoding keratin-associated protein 5-8-like: MAAGGASLLATVVVFSMLITSSLGAPRPLCSECETQCPTSCQAEAETFCSGYCRRGGGLREGCRRSVFEDCTVKGTCCSSNGTCTCDCNTVAESSCISISDGTLQCEPCKRSISNQCGSTCRNDCNKNCKKKGCRHA; encoded by the coding sequence ATGGCTGCAGGTGGTGCTTCTCTTCTTGCTACTGTCGTTGTTTTCTCCATGCTGATCACGTCTTCCCTGGGGGCCCCGAGGCCTTTATGCAGCGAGTGCGAGACGCAATGCCCTACCAGCTGTCAGGCGGAGGCTGAAACCTTCTGCAGTGGCTACTGCCgccgcggcggaggccttcgggaggGCTGCAGGAGATCCGTCTTTGAGGACTGCACCGTAAAGGGTACCTGCTGCAGTAGCAACGGCACATGCACTTGCGACTGCAACACTGTGGCTGAAAGTAGTTGCATCAGCATCAGCGACGGCACCCTACAATGTGAACCTTGCAAGCGCAGCATATCCAACCAGTGCGGTTCCACCTGTAGGAATGACTGCAACAAGAACTGCAAGAAGAAAGGGTGCCGCCATGCCTAG